In Pseudorca crassidens isolate mPseCra1 chromosome 16, mPseCra1.hap1, whole genome shotgun sequence, one DNA window encodes the following:
- the SFR1 gene encoding swi5-dependent recombination DNA repair protein 1 homolog, translating into MAEREVKQDFKMESPSASAVVLPSTPQAGANPPSPRTSSSRKQPMSATLRERLRKTRSSFNSCYGVVKRLKVESEENDQTFSEKPAPSTEENCLEFQENFKHIDSEFEESTYLKNTFKNINACASKSLDSESCSDLQNDFMSENLPKHGLNKEKAKLVKQIQEKEELLRRLKLVKMYRSKNDLSQLQMLIKKWRSCSQLLLYELQSAMSEENKKLSLTQLIDHYGLDDKLLHYNRNEEEFIGV; encoded by the exons ATGGCGGAGAGAG aagtaaAGCAAGATTTCAAGATGGAAAGTCCATCAGCCTCAGCTGTGGTGTTACCTAGCACTCCACAGGCTGGTGCCAATCCACCGTCTCCTCGTACAAGCAGTTCAAGAAAACAA CCTATGAGTGCAACCCTTAGGGAACGATTAAGGAAAACTAGATCTTCATTTAATTCTTGTTATGGTGTGGTAAAACGACTTAAAGTAGAGAGTGAAGAAAATGATCAGACCTTTTCAGAGAAACCAGCACCTTCAACAGAAGAAAACTGTTTGgaatttcaagaaaattttaaacacatagACAGTGAATTTGAAGAAAGTACCTATTTGAAAAATACCTTCAAGAATATCAATGCATGTGCATCTAAATCACTTGATTCTGAGTCATGCAGTGATCTCCAGAATGACTTTATGAGTGAGAATCTTCCCAAACAtggattaaacaaagaaaaagcaaaattggTGAAGCAGATTCAGGAGAAAGAAGAACTTCTTCGGAGGCTAAAACTAGTCAAAATGTATAGATCAAAG aatGACCTGTCTCAGTTACAGATGTTAATAAAGAAGTGGAGAAGCTGTAGCCAGCTGTTGCTTTATGAGCTGCAGTCAGCTATGTCTGAGGAGAACAAGAAACTAAGCCTTACTCAGCTGATAGACCACTATGGGTTAGATGATAAATTGCTACactataacagaaatgaagaagaatttATAGGTgtttaa